The following coding sequences lie in one Mycoplasma tauri genomic window:
- a CDS encoding energy-coupling factor transporter ATPase, translating to MQINIKNLSHSFLSKTPAEFKAVNSASCVINQGEFIGIIGQTGSGKTTFIEHLNGLILPTEGSIEWIFQNEKFDKETKTNTKFMDKVIVDLNPTKVRNNKVKKPKKVKKIKQAKSIRKRVGVVFQFAEYQLFEETIEKDIAFGPRSFGVGKKEAFERAKKYLLEVGLDETYLKKSPFDLSGGQKRRVALAGILAMEPDFLIADEPTAGLDPVGVVEILNIFKKLHEKGKTIIIVTHDLDNVLEYTQRVLVFKEGSIVRDGETYEVLKDVDFLNKNYMEPPKLLAFTSKLQANNIPVPKVKSIDDLATFLNKFLKEKEVK from the coding sequence ATGCAAATAAACATTAAAAATTTATCACACTCTTTTTTATCAAAAACACCAGCAGAATTCAAGGCCGTTAATAGTGCTTCATGTGTTATTAATCAGGGTGAATTCATAGGAATAATAGGACAGACAGGTAGTGGTAAAACAACATTTATTGAACATTTAAATGGTTTAATATTACCTACTGAAGGCTCTATAGAATGAATTTTTCAAAACGAAAAATTTGACAAGGAAACAAAAACAAATACTAAATTTATGGATAAAGTAATTGTTGATTTAAATCCAACAAAAGTCCGTAACAATAAAGTTAAAAAACCAAAAAAAGTAAAGAAAATAAAACAAGCTAAATCAATTCGCAAAAGAGTAGGTGTTGTTTTTCAATTTGCTGAATATCAGCTATTTGAAGAGACTATTGAAAAAGATATAGCCTTTGGCCCTCGTAGTTTTGGTGTAGGAAAAAAAGAAGCTTTTGAAAGAGCTAAAAAATATTTACTTGAAGTTGGGCTTGATGAAACTTACCTTAAAAAATCTCCTTTTGACCTATCTGGCGGTCAAAAAAGAAGAGTAGCTCTTGCAGGAATATTAGCTATGGAGCCTGATTTTTTAATAGCTGATGAGCCAACAGCAGGACTAGATCCTGTAGGTGTTGTTGAAATTCTTAATATCTTTAAAAAATTACACGAAAAAGGCAAGACAATAATAATTGTCACGCACGATCTTGACAATGTATTAGAATATACACAAAGAGTTCTAGTATTTAAAGAAGGTTCTATTGTTCGAGATGGTGAAACTTATGAAGTTTTAAAAGATGTTGATTTCTTGAACAAAAATTACATGGAGCCACCTAAGCTTTTAGCATTTACTTCTAAATTACAAGCTAATAATATTCCTGTGCCAAAAGTAAAATCTATTGATGATTTAGCCACTTTTTTAAATAAGTTTTTAAAAGAAAAGGAGGTTAAATAA
- a CDS encoding energy-coupling factor transporter transmembrane component T family protein, which translates to MNGNYSRYVMQNSFVHKLDPRFKIIFAVIYIIITFIAYDFITLAILLAPIIVLHIIATKNVTSLFKFMIMPLFIGFFIFWVNIYTMKYKIYEPDGSWTNEYAKLKDWYPFPISLGGDFHISWEAIARTLGLMLRVYILIIVTTLMVATTQPTLLSRALEDLFLPLKLLFIPTHVIVMIIYIALRFIPTLLEEAKRITKAQASRGVDYKNGKFKDKVKSFTTLIIPLFVSAFSKAEDLSNAMETRGYDPYAKRTKYRIIIPTWRDLILFILTIFVVVYVALIREQIWPWSNLDFQINASFNY; encoded by the coding sequence ATGAATGGCAATTATAGTCGTTATGTAATGCAAAATTCTTTTGTTCACAAACTAGATCCAAGATTCAAAATAATTTTTGCAGTTATTTATATTATTATTACATTTATAGCTTATGATTTTATTACTTTAGCGATTCTTCTTGCTCCTATTATTGTTCTTCATATAATAGCCACTAAAAATGTTACTTCATTGTTTAAATTTATGATAATGCCTCTTTTTATTGGTTTTTTCATTTTTTGAGTGAACATTTACACTATGAAATACAAGATATATGAACCAGATGGTTCATGAACTAATGAATATGCTAAATTGAAAGATTGATATCCTTTTCCTATTTCACTTGGTGGTGATTTTCATATTTCATGAGAAGCTATAGCCAGAACACTTGGATTAATGCTAAGAGTTTACATTTTAATAATTGTTACTACTCTTATGGTTGCTACAACTCAACCAACCTTGTTATCTAGAGCACTTGAAGATTTATTTTTACCTCTTAAATTATTATTTATACCGACACATGTCATTGTAATGATTATTTATATTGCACTTAGATTTATTCCTACATTGTTAGAAGAAGCTAAAAGAATAACTAAGGCACAAGCTAGCAGAGGTGTTGATTATAAAAATGGTAAATTTAAGGACAAAGTTAAATCATTTACAACATTAATTATTCCATTATTTGTAAGTGCTTTTTCTAAAGCTGAAGATCTATCAAATGCAATGGAAACTAGAGGATATGATCCTTATGCAAAGAGAACTAAATATAGAATAATAATTCCAACTTGACGTGATTTAATATTATTCATTCTTACAATATTTGTTGTTGTTTATGTTGCTCTTATTCGTGAACAAATTTGACCATGAAGCAATTTAGATTTTCAAATTAATGCATCATTTAACTATTAA
- a CDS encoding MAG5150 family histidine triad lipoprotein, giving the protein MKNTYKKLLTLNISTIALPLILVSCGNSSKSKDKKPESSNNNLNNLIMEYKNEIKNVKNNFFANKIDNNYESNNDFKEKIIDLFLGKNNNEQLDKLMKNFYDESKNDAEFLNIIRNTFFDYSDEFIIKNLFESLSTIIKDFNKQFQNNLNQFLNYFTNKEFDDNSKIIFKAFDDNLKGVLFKSEEWANWIESDYSNLSILFIDSNKNKLVDKDEFINAKFKNYNSNNYNSASIDHNHSHATYNMLWETLNYLTLFNNFKNNSKLNSHQNVNFVKNVENIKAKLKEKNNNELLAKFEELVSRINNLFKFTESNFLSPLYQKSSEAYKKLYAVRKVLIQIAQEAKLTRDQIKKIFNN; this is encoded by the coding sequence ATGAAAAATACATACAAAAAACTTTTAACACTAAACATAAGCACAATAGCATTACCATTAATATTAGTTAGTTGTGGCAATAGCTCAAAAAGTAAAGATAAAAAACCTGAAAGTTCTAATAATAACTTAAATAATCTGATTATGGAATATAAAAATGAAATCAAAAATGTAAAAAATAATTTTTTTGCAAACAAAATAGACAATAATTATGAATCAAATAACGATTTTAAAGAAAAAATTATTGATCTATTTTTGGGCAAAAATAATAATGAACAATTAGATAAGTTGATGAAGAATTTTTATGATGAATCTAAAAATGATGCTGAATTTTTAAATATTATAAGAAACACTTTTTTTGATTATTCAGATGAATTTATAATTAAAAATCTTTTTGAATCACTTAGCACAATAATAAAAGATTTTAATAAACAATTTCAAAATAATTTAAATCAATTCTTAAATTATTTTACTAACAAAGAATTTGATGATAACTCAAAAATTATTTTTAAAGCTTTTGATGATAATTTAAAAGGGGTTTTATTTAAGTCTGAAGAATGGGCTAATTGAATTGAAAGCGATTATAGTAATCTTTCTATTTTATTTATTGATTCTAATAAGAATAAATTAGTTGACAAAGACGAATTTATTAATGCTAAATTCAAAAATTATAATAGCAATAATTATAATTCAGCTTCTATTGATCATAACCATTCTCATGCAACATATAATATGTTATGGGAAACACTTAACTATCTAACATTATTTAATAATTTTAAAAATAACTCTAAACTTAATAGTCATCAAAATGTTAATTTTGTAAAAAATGTTGAAAATATTAAAGCTAAATTAAAAGAAAAAAATAATAATGAATTGCTTGCAAAATTTGAAGAGCTTGTATCAAGAATTAATAACTTATTTAAATTCACAGAATCAAATTTTTTGTCTCCTTTATATCAAAAATCAAGTGAGGCATATAAAAAATTATATGCAGTAAGAAAAGTTTTAATTCAAATAGCACAAGAAGCTAAATTGACACGAGATCAAATAAAGAAAATATTTAATAATTAG
- the tpiA gene encoding triose-phosphate isomerase produces MKRFYVIGNWKMHKTFTETLEFFELFQYSYKKYLKNNPNLAPYVNNNVFAVAPAHCNLASYFTNKVPELKLCSQNMSKNEEGAFTGEVSARMLQDLNVTFAICGHSERRMYHSSHENDESINKKIIQCVKYNITPIICVGESREAHSSGNTKEAIRKQLRVLLNEVNIEKVVIAYEPIWSIGSGKTPTPSEVENVCAMIHELTSPNIPVLYGGSVNANNVNDFVNLDNVNGFLVGSASLEIDSFLKLISVNAGDK; encoded by the coding sequence ATGAAGAGATTTTATGTTATTGGAAATTGAAAGATGCACAAGACTTTCACAGAAACTCTTGAATTCTTTGAGTTATTTCAATATTCTTACAAAAAATATTTGAAAAACAATCCTAATTTAGCGCCTTATGTTAATAATAATGTTTTTGCAGTAGCTCCTGCCCATTGTAATCTTGCTTCTTATTTTACTAATAAGGTGCCAGAATTAAAATTATGTAGCCAAAATATGTCAAAAAATGAAGAAGGGGCATTTACAGGGGAAGTTAGTGCTAGAATGTTACAAGATTTAAATGTAACTTTTGCAATCTGTGGGCATTCTGAACGTAGAATGTATCATTCAAGCCATGAAAATGATGAAAGCATTAACAAAAAAATTATTCAGTGCGTAAAATACAATATAACTCCAATTATTTGCGTTGGAGAATCTAGAGAAGCACACTCTTCAGGAAACACAAAAGAGGCTATTAGAAAACAATTAAGAGTATTGCTTAATGAAGTTAATATTGAAAAAGTAGTTATAGCATATGAGCCAATATGATCAATAGGCTCTGGAAAAACACCTACACCAAGTGAAGTTGAAAATGTTTGTGCTATGATTCATGAATTGACTAGTCCTAATATACCTGTTTTGTATGGTGGAAGTGTTAATGCTAATAATGTCAATGATTTTGTAAACTTGGATAATGTGAATGGTTTTTTGGTAGGATCTGCAAGTTTAGAAATTGACTCATTTCTTAAGCTTATTTCTGTTAATGCGGGAGACAAATAA
- a CDS encoding coiled-coil domain-containing protein: MNKFKKILIAASAGILIAAGAISLPFIISNKNNESSKQRENSNNNNNKLDFETKFKNLVKQINESKNINETQKSDLNNLISEINTLRDKKDKTWIPKVNELEEKFNKYSVKKAELENLNSEESTAETKFKNLVKQINESKNINETQKSDLDNLISEINTLKDKKDKTWIPKVNELEEKFNKYSVKKAELENSDSEESTAETKFKNLVKQINESKNINETQKSDLNNLISEINTLKDKKDKTWIPKVNELEEKFNKYSVKKAELENLDSEESTAETKFKNLVKQINESKNINETQKSDLNNLISEINTLRDKKDKTWIPKVDQLEEHFNRINQQNLQSLKKELEEINKEREKTIIDLNAKLIEHWKNEDWYDRTTYLKDEEIKFVNKLKEQTLKQIVNLQDEANKAENQNIDKIQSFINLAKENNEYIKEWFAIFNIYKEKTIFEELSFNYVFLKTIDEYKQFMEELDKNLDKINKEINLIINNGENTPTVEEFKKYVEAHDNLKKIVDDEYHKLEEKTKAIDLKEELRKVVTWYEKSFPFIEPYWYVALTKEELFSRWLRDRHNELNQFYNFNIKSVYENDKKIKELENMERIKLLFDIEHFKKSVIESKDNYLKSKEYEDDEKFQKHKVKDPLTVFNYFKKWKEIIESEELKEYLKNDKYENAIQIYKKDGKTEPVENGEYEIYWKIDDISIWENEKFEELKRITTPSDTNKPILVKKNRYRFLQDVVYKGMVANDADSYFIYRIYDKLYAWASQFISIWGQELTKISSLMIKPNDESSSQINKNIFNLTQEEFLQNYTREYLNELCKFADRNEYAIVEYIKEIILRKFEEYKSTDKKTQINNYWRPKLDSIYNEFVKRDNENSFIKMQAKSADEILDFRKEFETWLAQVENN; encoded by the coding sequence ATGAATAAATTTAAAAAAATTTTGATTGCTGCATCTGCTGGAATTTTAATAGCAGCAGGAGCAATTTCTTTACCTTTTATCATATCTAATAAAAACAATGAATCATCTAAACAAAGAGAAAATTCAAATAATAATAATAATAAACTAGATTTTGAAACAAAATTTAAAAATTTAGTTAAACAAATTAATGAGTCTAAAAATATCAATGAAACACAAAAAAGTGACCTTAATAATTTAATTAGCGAAATAAACACTCTCAGAGACAAAAAAGATAAAACATGAATTCCAAAAGTTAATGAACTTGAAGAAAAATTTAACAAATACTCTGTTAAAAAAGCTGAATTAGAGAATTTGAACTCAGAAGAATCTACAGCTGAAACAAAATTTAAAAATTTAGTTAAACAAATTAATGAGTCTAAAAATATCAATGAAACACAAAAAAGTGATCTTGATAATTTAATTAGCGAAATAAACACTCTCAAAGACAAAAAAGATAAAACATGAATTCCAAAAGTTAATGAACTTGAAGAAAAATTTAACAAATACTCTGTTAAAAAAGCTGAATTAGAGAATTCGGACTCAGAAGAATCTACAGCTGAAACAAAATTTAAAAATCTAGTTAAACAAATTAACGAGTCTAAAAATATCAATGAAACACAAAAAAGTGATCTTAATAATCTAATTAGTGAAATAAACACTCTCAAAGACAAAAAAGATAAAACATGAATTCCAAAAGTTAATGAACTTGAAGAGAAATTTAACAAATACTCTGTTAAAAAAGCAGAATTAGAGAATTTGGACTCAGAAGAATCTACAGCTGAAACAAAATTTAAAAATTTAGTTAAACAAATTAATGAGTCTAAAAATATCAATGAAACACAAAAAAGTGATCTAAATAATTTAATTAGCGAAATAAACACTCTCAGAGACAAAAAAGATAAAACATGAATTCCAAAAGTTGATCAGTTAGAGGAGCATTTTAATAGAATTAATCAGCAAAATTTACAAAGTCTAAAAAAAGAATTAGAAGAAATAAATAAAGAGCGTGAAAAAACAATTATTGATCTTAATGCTAAGCTAATTGAGCATTGAAAAAATGAAGATTGATATGATAGAACAACATATTTAAAAGATGAAGAAATAAAATTTGTTAATAAGTTAAAGGAACAAACATTAAAACAAATAGTTAATTTACAAGATGAAGCTAATAAAGCAGAAAATCAAAATATTGATAAAATACAATCTTTTATTAACCTTGCTAAAGAAAACAATGAATATATTAAAGAATGGTTTGCTATTTTTAATATATATAAAGAAAAAACTATTTTTGAAGAATTATCTTTTAATTATGTTTTCTTAAAAACTATTGACGAATATAAGCAATTTATGGAAGAATTGGATAAAAATCTAGATAAAATAAATAAAGAAATAAATCTAATAATTAATAATGGAGAGAACACACCAACTGTTGAAGAATTCAAAAAATATGTTGAAGCACATGATAATTTAAAAAAGATTGTAGATGATGAATATCATAAATTAGAAGAAAAAACTAAAGCCATAGATTTAAAAGAAGAATTGAGAAAAGTTGTAACATGATACGAAAAGTCATTCCCATTTATTGAACCTTATTGATATGTTGCTTTAACAAAAGAAGAGTTATTTTCTCGTTGACTTCGTGATAGGCATAATGAATTAAATCAATTTTATAATTTCAATATAAAATCTGTATACGAAAATGATAAAAAAATAAAAGAACTTGAAAATATGGAAAGAATAAAGCTTTTATTTGATATAGAACATTTTAAAAAGTCTGTCATTGAAAGTAAAGATAATTATTTAAAATCTAAAGAATATGAAGATGATGAAAAATTTCAGAAACATAAAGTAAAAGATCCATTAACTGTTTTTAATTATTTTAAAAAATGAAAAGAAATCATTGAGTCAGAAGAATTGAAAGAATACTTAAAAAATGATAAATATGAAAACGCCATTCAAATATACAAAAAAGATGGTAAAACGGAACCAGTTGAAAATGGCGAATATGAAATTTATTGAAAAATAGATGATATTTCAATTTGAGAAAATGAAAAATTTGAAGAATTAAAAAGAATAACTACCCCAAGCGATACAAATAAACCAATACTAGTTAAAAAGAATAGATATAGATTTTTACAAGATGTAGTTTATAAAGGCATGGTGGCAAATGATGCTGATTCCTATTTTATATATAGAATTTATGACAAACTATATGCATGAGCTTCTCAATTTATTAGTATTTGAGGGCAAGAATTAACAAAGATATCTTCTTTGATGATAAAACCTAATGATGAATCTTCAAGTCAAATTAATAAAAATATTTTTAATTTGACTCAAGAAGAATTTTTACAAAATTATACTAGAGAATATTTAAATGAATTATGTAAGTTTGCTGACCGAAATGAATATGCAATTGTCGAATACATTAAAGAAATTATTTTAAGAAAATTTGAAGAATATAAATCTACTGATAAAAAAACGCAAATTAATAATTATTGAAGACCAAAATTAGATTCAATTTATAATGAATTTGTTAAAAGAGATAATGAAAATTCTTTTATTAAAATGCAAGCTAAAAGTGCAGATGAAATATTAGATTTTAGAAAAGAATTCGAAACATGACTAGCGCAAGTTGAAAACAACTAG
- the deoC gene encoding deoxyribose-phosphate aldolase: MEKYNKLIDHTFLMADATEKDIDKLTNEAIKYDFKTVCVNSSLVPYAKEKLAGTSVGITSVIGFPLGAMLTQCKAFEAAEAIKAGADEIDMVIQIGKLKEGNYDYVLEDIKAVKKACGSHTLKVIIETALLTDEQIRKATEIVMASGAEFIKTSTGFSSRGASLSDVEIMKSVCGDKLLIKAAGGIANIDDLIKMNKAGSDRFGTSRSVAIIEGKSSTSGY; encoded by the coding sequence ATGGAAAAATACAATAAATTGATAGATCATACTTTTTTAATGGCTGATGCTACTGAAAAGGATATTGACAAATTAACTAATGAAGCTATAAAATACGACTTTAAAACAGTTTGTGTTAACTCTTCACTTGTTCCTTATGCAAAAGAAAAACTTGCAGGTACTTCTGTAGGAATTACATCAGTTATAGGCTTCCCTCTTGGGGCTATGTTAACTCAATGTAAAGCTTTTGAAGCTGCTGAAGCTATTAAAGCTGGAGCTGATGAAATTGACATGGTTATTCAAATTGGTAAACTTAAAGAAGGTAACTATGATTATGTTCTTGAAGACATTAAAGCAGTTAAAAAAGCTTGTGGTTCGCACACATTAAAAGTTATTATTGAAACTGCATTATTAACTGATGAACAAATTAGAAAAGCAACTGAAATAGTTATGGCTTCAGGCGCCGAATTTATTAAAACTTCAACAGGTTTTTCATCAAGAGGAGCTTCTTTATCTGATGTTGAAATAATGAAAAGTGTTTGTGGTGACAAATTATTAATTAAAGCTGCTGGTGGTATTGCAAATATCGATGATTTAATAAAAATGAATAAAGCTGGTTCTGATCGTTTTGGAACAAGTAGATCAGTTGCAATTATCGAAGGAAAAAGTTCAACAAGCGGATATTAA
- a CDS encoding pyrimidine-nucleoside phosphorylase: MRIVDLIEKKRHGESLDNKEIEFLLTSYTKGTMPDYQMSAFLMAVMFQGMKPAELAHFTKVMMHSGDVMDLSSIPGIKVDKHSTGGVGDKTTLAVAPICAALGAPVAKMSGRGLGHTGGTIDKLESIPGFSVELTDEQFINQVKNNKIAVIGQSASLVPADKKIYALRDVTSCVQSIPLIASSIMSKKLATGSDAILLDVKCGNGAFMKDPDSARELARTMISIGKELNVDVRAEITNMSRPIGREIGNKNEVLEAIWTLEGKGPADFNELVYSSCATIMEQSKIVKSHEEGLKLVDEVIKNGKALEKFYEFIELQGGDVKALKDKNFWNPKYSLEVIAEEDGFLEIFDALTFGIVAMKLGAGRATKEDKIDFEAGISLAKKTNESVKKGEKLFTLYSSKPIDKSLVSELAQAYRISSKQVENIIIIDRLK, encoded by the coding sequence ATGCGTATAGTAGATTTAATTGAGAAAAAAAGACATGGCGAATCCTTAGATAATAAAGAAATTGAATTTTTATTAACTTCTTATACTAAAGGTACAATGCCAGATTATCAAATGTCTGCTTTCTTAATGGCAGTTATGTTTCAAGGTATGAAACCTGCTGAATTAGCTCATTTCACTAAAGTTATGATGCATTCAGGAGATGTTATGGACTTATCATCAATACCAGGTATAAAAGTTGATAAACATTCAACTGGTGGAGTTGGTGATAAAACAACTTTAGCAGTTGCTCCAATCTGTGCTGCGCTTGGTGCTCCAGTTGCAAAAATGTCAGGTAGAGGGTTAGGACACACTGGTGGAACTATTGACAAACTTGAATCAATTCCTGGTTTTAGTGTTGAATTAACTGATGAACAGTTCATTAATCAAGTTAAAAATAACAAAATTGCAGTTATTGGTCAAAGTGCTTCACTTGTTCCAGCAGACAAGAAAATTTATGCACTTAGAGATGTGACTTCTTGTGTACAATCAATTCCTCTAATTGCATCAAGTATCATGTCTAAAAAATTAGCAACTGGTAGTGATGCAATATTACTTGATGTTAAATGTGGTAATGGAGCATTCATGAAGGACCCGGATTCTGCCAGAGAATTAGCAAGAACAATGATTTCAATTGGTAAAGAATTGAATGTAGATGTTAGAGCTGAAATTACTAATATGTCAAGACCAATTGGACGCGAAATTGGTAATAAAAATGAAGTTTTAGAAGCTATTTGAACACTAGAAGGCAAGGGCCCAGCAGACTTCAATGAATTAGTTTACTCATCATGTGCAACAATCATGGAACAATCAAAAATTGTTAAAAGCCATGAAGAAGGACTTAAACTTGTTGATGAGGTTATTAAAAACGGTAAAGCTCTTGAAAAGTTTTATGAATTTATCGAACTTCAAGGTGGTGATGTTAAAGCCCTTAAAGATAAAAATTTCTGAAACCCTAAGTATTCTCTTGAAGTAATAGCTGAAGAAGATGGTTTCTTAGAAATTTTTGATGCTTTAACATTTGGCATAGTAGCCATGAAACTTGGGGCCGGTAGAGCAACAAAAGAAGATAAAATTGATTTTGAAGCAGGGATATCATTAGCCAAAAAGACCAATGAATCAGTAAAAAAAGGCGAAAAGCTATTCACTCTTTACTCATCAAAACCAATCGACAAATCACTAGTTAGTGAGCTTGCTCAAGCTTATAGAATTAGCTCTAAGCAAGTTGAAAATATAATTATTATTGATAGATTAAAATAG
- the deoD gene encoding purine-nucleoside phosphorylase, translating to MTPHINAKAGQIAKVVLMPGDPLRAKYIADTFLDEGYEIVNTVRNMLMFTGTYKGRKITIAASGMGCPSIGIYSYELFNFYGVEKIVRIGSAGSYKADLKLYDTVLVDSCYSDSNAFRRLVVNDHSSVAYPSVELNEELEKHARELNIPLTKVRAHSSDVFYSSVPLEERIKETQADCVEMESYALFTNAERLGKKAACLLTISDNLITHEETTPEERQSAFTNMMKIALELAQ from the coding sequence ATGACACCACACATTAATGCTAAGGCTGGTCAAATTGCAAAAGTAGTTTTAATGCCTGGAGACCCACTAAGAGCAAAATATATAGCTGATACATTTTTGGATGAAGGCTATGAAATTGTTAATACTGTAAGAAATATGTTGATGTTTACAGGAACATACAAAGGCAGAAAAATAACAATAGCTGCTAGTGGTATGGGTTGCCCATCAATTGGTATTTACAGTTATGAATTATTCAACTTTTATGGGGTTGAAAAAATTGTTAGAATTGGCTCAGCTGGTTCATACAAAGCAGATTTAAAACTTTATGACACTGTCCTAGTTGACTCATGTTATTCAGATTCAAATGCATTTAGAAGACTTGTTGTAAATGACCACTCTAGTGTAGCTTACCCAAGTGTTGAACTAAATGAAGAATTAGAAAAACATGCAAGAGAATTAAATATTCCTTTAACAAAAGTTAGAGCTCACTCTTCTGATGTATTTTACTCATCAGTACCTCTTGAAGAAAGAATTAAAGAAACTCAAGCAGATTGTGTAGAAATGGAAAGTTATGCTTTATTTACAAATGCAGAAAGATTAGGTAAAAAAGCAGCTTGTTTATTAACAATTAGTGATAACTTAATAACACATGAAGAAACAACTCCAGAAGAAAGACAATCAGCATTCACAAATATGATGAAAATTGCTCTAGAATTAGCGCAATAG
- a CDS encoding Cof-type HAD-IIB family hydrolase: MYKKSIVFSDVDGTLYARDNYVSNFNLDIIKGNNLSFNIATGNPICPRMIKLAKLTNADYIIGSSGVQIYDYKHNKFVKEDYINPEAVSQVFSILKKHSIPAAAWSSKIFYVFREDEKEFLNKIYFRYESFDQFTVYNEGDEILPVSKIEVYFEHIDNIDNLIGDLEKLDCKLIKTHMNLEILPKGGSKGEAIVWMLENIFKNHSKEEIMVIGDSENDFSMFKRFNYSYAMDNAKDEVKEKASFVTKAVQEHGLGYAILDYLEKFNKEVNNK; this comes from the coding sequence ATGTATAAAAAATCTATTGTTTTTAGTGATGTTGACGGAACTCTTTATGCAAGAGATAATTATGTTTCAAATTTTAACTTAGATATTATCAAAGGCAATAATTTAAGTTTTAATATAGCAACAGGCAATCCTATTTGTCCTAGAATGATCAAATTAGCAAAATTAACAAATGCTGATTACATTATTGGTTCTTCTGGTGTTCAAATTTATGATTATAAACATAATAAATTTGTCAAGGAAGATTACATTAATCCAGAAGCTGTAAGTCAAGTTTTCTCAATTCTTAAAAAACACAGCATACCAGCTGCAGCATGATCAAGCAAAATATTTTATGTTTTTAGAGAAGATGAAAAAGAATTCTTAAACAAAATTTATTTTAGATACGAAAGCTTCGATCAATTTACAGTTTACAATGAAGGCGATGAAATACTACCAGTTTCTAAGATAGAAGTTTATTTTGAACATATAGATAACATTGATAATCTTATTGGCGATCTTGAAAAACTAGATTGTAAATTAATTAAAACCCATATGAATCTTGAAATTCTTCCAAAAGGTGGTTCAAAAGGTGAAGCCATTGTTTGAATGCTAGAAAACATTTTTAAGAATCATTCAAAGGAAGAAATAATGGTAATTGGTGATAGTGAAAATGACTTTTCAATGTTCAAAAGATTTAATTACTCATATGCTATGGATAATGCAAAAGATGAAGTTAAAGAAAAAGCTAGCTTTGTCACAAAAGCTGTTCAAGAGCATGGATTAGGATATGCAATTCTTGATTATTTAGAAAAATTCAATAAAGAAGTCAACAATAAATAA